One Persicobacter psychrovividus DNA window includes the following coding sequences:
- a CDS encoding sulfotransferase family 2 domain-containing protein, giving the protein MTYLKSIAKHAMDARFFWKSVPKRLLFEHVPKCGGTTVVKYLSDQYPFSKTYQLDNHQPMVSIQRFKNMPQKERYSYHFVVGHMAHLLKDDVHPEMLKATILRDPIDRMVSHYYYVLRRPTHYLYEQVKREGVSLKDYVTLELSRELRNNYVHRFSQIEEKQMLSHPREALEKAIEVLTEEYQFVGFLESLEADLLRLKHLMGFSESYVPMKANATAGRKKVEELDPQTLKEVEAMNLLDVALYQKICDQRVIGG; this is encoded by the coding sequence ATGACCTACCTGAAATCTATTGCCAAACATGCCATGGACGCCCGCTTCTTCTGGAAGTCTGTACCCAAACGCCTATTATTTGAGCATGTACCCAAGTGTGGTGGAACAACGGTGGTAAAGTACCTGAGTGATCAGTACCCTTTCAGTAAGACATACCAACTGGATAATCACCAGCCGATGGTCTCTATTCAGCGCTTCAAAAATATGCCCCAGAAGGAACGTTACAGTTATCATTTTGTGGTCGGGCATATGGCACATTTACTGAAAGATGATGTTCATCCTGAAATGCTCAAGGCGACAATATTGCGTGACCCGATCGATCGGATGGTTTCCCATTATTACTATGTGTTGCGTCGGCCGACCCATTATTTATATGAACAGGTGAAAAGGGAGGGCGTGAGCCTGAAGGATTATGTTACCCTTGAACTGAGTCGGGAATTGCGTAATAATTATGTGCATAGGTTCAGTCAGATTGAAGAAAAACAAATGCTATCGCATCCGAGGGAAGCCCTGGAAAAGGCGATTGAAGTACTGACGGAGGAATATCAGTTTGTAGGCTTTTTGGAATCGCTGGAGGCAGATTTACTGCGCCTGAAGCACCTGATGGGCTTTTCGGAAAGTTATGTTCCCATGAAGGCGAACGCTACCGCAGGCAGAAAGAAGGTGGAGGAGCTTGATCCGCAGACCCTCAAAGAGGTGGAGGCGATGAACTTGCTGGATGTTGCTTTATATCAGAAAATCTGCGATCAGCGGGTGATTGGCGGATAG
- a CDS encoding ABC transporter ATP-binding protein, with protein MRHILVEEVSMTYENEKKPALDCINLDVAQGEILSLVGESGCGKTTLLKIIGGFEDPELGKTYFHGKETEAVKLKLIRGHANVRYIQQGLDLKPFYDVAGNIGEHIRGYVPEERAKRLTYLIDLVGLNGMDKKLPRELSGGQQQRVAIAQALAKEPEILLMDEPFSNLDTPTKIQLIADMKVMLRKANITAIMVTHWMEEALRLSDRIAVMRDGKIIQSGSAEELYRQPNCPYVARFFGNANLLSAQDAQKLDINDGQACCIRFEDLQWSQEGIPVEVVSSQFLGPTDQYEIEADGIRLRITTDQAPTGFVKVKHVTEYV; from the coding sequence ATGCGCCACATTTTGGTAGAAGAGGTCTCTATGACCTACGAGAATGAAAAAAAACCCGCCCTTGACTGCATCAACCTTGATGTCGCTCAAGGAGAAATCCTTTCATTAGTTGGTGAGAGTGGCTGTGGAAAAACCACTCTGCTGAAAATTATTGGAGGATTTGAAGACCCTGAACTTGGAAAAACGTATTTCCACGGCAAAGAAACCGAAGCCGTAAAGCTGAAGCTGATCCGTGGACATGCCAATGTGCGTTACATTCAGCAGGGGCTTGACCTGAAACCTTTCTATGATGTGGCAGGGAACATTGGCGAGCATATTCGGGGTTATGTTCCTGAAGAAAGAGCGAAGAGACTCACCTACCTGATTGATTTGGTGGGGCTCAATGGAATGGACAAAAAATTGCCACGAGAACTTTCTGGCGGACAACAACAACGTGTTGCTATTGCGCAGGCTTTGGCCAAAGAACCTGAAATTCTGCTGATGGATGAACCCTTCAGCAACCTCGATACACCCACAAAAATTCAGCTGATTGCCGACATGAAAGTAATGCTCCGAAAGGCGAATATTACGGCCATTATGGTAACCCACTGGATGGAAGAAGCCCTCCGCCTTTCTGATAGAATCGCTGTGATGCGTGATGGGAAAATCATTCAGTCTGGAAGTGCTGAGGAACTTTACCGACAGCCCAACTGCCCGTATGTTGCACGGTTTTTCGGAAATGCCAATTTACTCTCTGCCCAGGATGCACAAAAGCTCGACATCAATGATGGGCAGGCGTGCTGCATCCGCTTTGAAGACCTGCAATGGAGTCAAGAGGGTATCCCTGTGGAAGTGGTCAGTTCGCAGTTTTTAGGTCCTACTGATCAATATGAGATTGAAGCCGATGGCATCCGCTTGCGCATCACCACCGATCAGGCTCCGACGGGTTTTGTAAAGGTGAAGCATGTAACAGAGTATGTCTAA
- a CDS encoding DUF6452 family protein, translating to MKHWLNDTMNNCFRKIKNIQWLPVVLMLFVISVLSACKDNQECFDENNDYVVGNFFARNEDGTLQEQPVAVPIDSMIAITESGQQKVITQDDEGNSQPITLGTEFRLNLSPHDRTITYYLEQAGFGDTIQFTYSVLPRFISEACGVGFVYKDLTMAISDQGKQVFPEGEVLQTDLKSGLPNIQFVLECHPEYNDYVKVDFQNLAGEPELYQFDSIYTVFPDNTYINILKGLQRTSVDLPIALGLTSQDYYLVREGITSKLNVQVNARRYLTGSGCGPGVVYTQLKVQGAPDASINKIETVQTEILSDDNTNVKILFNPLTGN from the coding sequence ATGAAGCATTGGCTTAACGATACGATGAATAATTGCTTTAGAAAAATAAAAAATATTCAGTGGCTTCCTGTGGTACTCATGCTGTTTGTGATCAGTGTACTGAGTGCCTGCAAGGATAATCAGGAGTGTTTTGATGAAAATAATGATTACGTTGTCGGGAATTTTTTTGCCAGGAATGAAGATGGAACATTGCAGGAACAACCCGTTGCTGTACCGATAGATTCCATGATTGCCATTACTGAAAGCGGACAACAGAAGGTTATTACACAGGATGATGAAGGAAACAGTCAACCTATTACTTTAGGTACTGAATTTCGATTGAATCTGAGTCCCCATGATCGTACGATTACTTATTATCTCGAACAGGCGGGTTTTGGCGATACTATTCAGTTTACTTACAGTGTTCTTCCGAGGTTTATTTCTGAAGCCTGTGGGGTGGGTTTCGTTTATAAAGACCTGACGATGGCCATCTCGGATCAGGGAAAGCAAGTTTTTCCTGAAGGGGAAGTGTTACAGACCGATCTGAAGAGCGGACTACCCAATATTCAGTTTGTTTTGGAGTGCCACCCAGAATACAATGATTATGTGAAGGTGGATTTTCAGAATTTGGCAGGCGAACCAGAGCTTTATCAGTTTGATTCCATTTATACCGTATTCCCTGATAATACTTATATCAATATTCTGAAGGGATTACAGCGAACAAGCGTGGACTTACCGATTGCCCTGGGGCTGACTTCGCAAGACTACTACCTGGTACGCGAAGGCATCACAAGCAAACTGAACGTACAGGTGAATGCTCGGCGATACCTGACAGGCAGCGGTTGTGGGCCAGGTGTGGTTTATACGCAGCTGAAAGTACAAGGCGCTCCAGATGCGAGCATCAACAAAATAGAAACTGTTCAAACAGAAATTTTATCTGATGATAATACGAATGTTAAAATACTTTTTAACCCTCTTACTGGTAATTAA
- a CDS encoding DUF6048 family protein, translating to MLKYFLTLLLVINGLSAFAQYVDPATRNDGIMDKDISLDSADMANMSERPPREKLGKEYKYRAVEGWFIPSTLRVGVDLWSLGETAFTKGNSDLRIHADTDIGRWHLSAEFGRQVYTARRDSIFAADNSWIKSSPIYNYESKGQYIKYGVDLNLSPRSWDRSMVFFGVRRADSFYSERFSYLLTNDFGDSNQSLSLSGSHTSWYELLFGYRANIGEGFGVGWTGGLQFGTSTADQGTAVAMMPSFAPGYGLLRRKSRYFFELNLYYTIRFWDKGIPKAKPK from the coding sequence ATGTTAAAATACTTTTTAACCCTCTTACTGGTAATTAATGGCCTGTCTGCCTTTGCGCAGTATGTTGACCCTGCCACAAGGAACGACGGGATTATGGATAAGGACATCTCGCTGGATTCTGCTGATATGGCCAATATGTCTGAGCGGCCGCCCCGAGAAAAATTGGGGAAAGAATATAAATACCGTGCCGTGGAGGGGTGGTTTATTCCTTCAACATTGCGGGTAGGCGTGGATTTATGGTCTTTGGGAGAAACAGCCTTTACCAAAGGGAATTCAGACCTGAGGATTCATGCTGATACCGATATTGGGCGATGGCATTTATCTGCCGAGTTTGGCCGTCAGGTTTATACTGCTCGGCGGGATTCTATTTTTGCTGCTGATAATTCGTGGATTAAGAGCTCCCCTATTTATAATTATGAGTCCAAAGGGCAGTATATCAAGTATGGCGTGGATTTGAACTTATCGCCTCGTAGTTGGGATCGTTCAATGGTTTTCTTCGGAGTGCGTCGGGCAGATTCTTTTTACAGTGAGCGCTTCAGTTATTTGCTTACCAATGATTTTGGAGATTCAAATCAATCACTGAGCCTGTCGGGTTCGCATACAAGTTGGTATGAATTGCTGTTTGGCTACCGGGCGAATATCGGAGAAGGCTTTGGCGTTGGCTGGACTGGCGGGCTGCAATTTGGAACCTCAACAGCCGATCAGGGAACTGCTGTAGCTATGATGCCGTCATTTGCTCCGGGCTATGGTTTATTACGACGAAAATCAAGGTATTTCTTTGAGCTGAACCTTTATTATACCATTCGATTCTGGGATAAGGGTATTCCGAAAGCAAAGCCGAAATAG
- a CDS encoding Rpn family recombination-promoting nuclease/putative transposase, with protein sequence MKEVYINPFTDFGFKKLFGEEQSKEMLIDFLNQLLPPEDQIKTLTFHKNEHYARTEAERKAIFDLFCENEKGEKFIIELQRAKQKNFMERTIYYATFPLQEQAEPGKEWDFDLKGVYSIGILNFILGSALFPKEDLLHTAKLMNVKTGEVLYDKLTFIYLETPKFTKTLDQLENRFDKWLFLLRNLHMLENRPQQLQERVFENFFEIAQISKLDKMEAHQYQESLKSMRDYYNTIKYSREEGREEGREVGREEGVTAVAINMLRLGADIEFVAKSSNLTIEEVKALQLKIDEGEK encoded by the coding sequence ATGAAGGAAGTATATATAAATCCATTTACTGATTTTGGTTTCAAAAAACTTTTTGGTGAAGAGCAAAGCAAAGAGATGTTGATTGATTTTCTGAATCAACTTTTGCCGCCCGAAGACCAGATCAAAACCCTTACGTTTCATAAAAATGAGCATTACGCACGCACCGAAGCTGAACGCAAGGCCATTTTTGATTTATTTTGTGAGAATGAAAAGGGAGAGAAGTTTATCATTGAACTGCAGCGCGCCAAGCAGAAAAACTTCATGGAACGAACGATTTATTATGCCACTTTTCCCTTGCAAGAACAAGCTGAACCAGGAAAGGAATGGGATTTTGACCTGAAAGGGGTTTATTCCATCGGCATCCTGAACTTCATTTTGGGCTCAGCATTATTTCCAAAAGAAGATCTTTTACATACCGCCAAATTAATGAATGTAAAAACGGGTGAAGTCCTTTACGATAAATTAACTTTCATTTATTTGGAAACACCCAAATTCACAAAAACCTTGGATCAACTTGAAAATCGATTTGATAAATGGTTATTTTTGCTCAGGAACCTGCACATGTTGGAAAATCGTCCTCAACAACTGCAGGAACGTGTATTTGAAAACTTTTTTGAAATTGCTCAGATCTCAAAATTAGACAAAATGGAAGCTCATCAATATCAAGAATCACTCAAAAGCATGAGAGATTACTATAATACCATTAAGTATAGCAGGGAGGAAGGTAGAGAAGAAGGCAGGGAGGTAGGCCGAGAAGAAGGTGTTACCGCCGTTGCTATAAACATGCTAAGATTAGGTGCGGATATTGAATTTGTTGCAAAAAGCTCCAACCTCACCATTGAAGAGGTTAAGGCGCTTCAACTTAAGATTGATGAAGGCGAAAAATAA
- a CDS encoding lactonase family protein — protein sequence MIYHNIHRLLFTAMFLGALACTNETKEVENMNDDTKTTAHFTLAIGTYTQKEGHVDGKAEGLYLYDFNSENGQLSHQFTAKGITNPSYLNIHPNGKVLYACSEVPENTTDKGAPFVAYAFDVAKKSLKEISKNGTYGAYPCYVEVAPDGKNVAVANYGTGNIAVLALDKEGHFSGKVNTDRHEGVGPDTNRQEGPHAHMSTFNPKTGNLYAVDLGTDALYKYKIEGEQLSEPKVIQLPAGSGPRHMAFSPVSDYKYVITELSGKVAVLDGNDQIMQLAETRKDPSLPATGGAIIISADGKHLYASNRIPHNDVAVFSIDPVSGLLTKKGYISAQGTTPRDMLLSPDGKFLLIANQDSSNVTVVQLGENGLKVSSEVFEIPTPVCLKWVK from the coding sequence ATGATATACCACAACATCCACCGACTTTTATTCACAGCAATGTTCCTCGGAGCTTTGGCCTGCACAAACGAAACTAAAGAGGTAGAAAATATGAATGACGACACCAAAACAACAGCACATTTCACCTTAGCCATTGGTACTTACACCCAAAAAGAGGGGCATGTAGACGGCAAAGCTGAAGGACTGTATTTGTATGATTTTAATTCCGAAAACGGGCAACTGAGTCACCAATTCACTGCCAAAGGAATTACCAATCCCTCCTACCTGAATATCCACCCCAACGGAAAAGTGCTTTACGCCTGCAGCGAGGTACCTGAAAACACCACCGACAAAGGTGCGCCGTTCGTTGCTTATGCTTTTGATGTAGCAAAAAAATCATTGAAAGAAATCAGTAAAAATGGTACGTATGGGGCTTACCCTTGTTATGTTGAAGTTGCGCCTGACGGGAAAAATGTAGCCGTGGCGAATTATGGCACAGGAAATATTGCCGTTTTGGCTTTGGATAAAGAAGGTCATTTCTCAGGAAAAGTCAATACGGATCGACACGAAGGCGTAGGTCCCGACACCAACCGACAAGAAGGGCCTCATGCGCATATGTCCACCTTCAATCCCAAGACAGGGAATCTTTACGCTGTCGATTTGGGAACAGATGCTTTGTATAAATATAAAATCGAAGGGGAGCAACTAAGCGAACCGAAGGTCATTCAATTGCCTGCAGGCAGTGGCCCTCGGCATATGGCATTTAGCCCTGTTTCCGATTATAAATATGTAATCACAGAATTAAGCGGTAAAGTGGCTGTCTTGGATGGCAATGATCAAATCATGCAATTAGCCGAAACACGCAAAGATCCGTCGCTTCCTGCCACAGGCGGGGCGATCATCATCAGTGCTGATGGCAAACATTTATATGCCTCCAATCGCATTCCGCATAATGATGTCGCTGTATTCAGCATTGACCCGGTAAGTGGCTTACTAACTAAAAAGGGATATATTTCTGCACAGGGCACAACCCCTCGGGACATGCTTTTATCCCCTGATGGGAAATTCCTTTTGATCGCCAATCAGGACAGCAGCAATGTAACTGTGGTTCAGTTGGGGGAAAATGGGCTCAAGGTTTCTTCGGAGGTGTTCGAAATCCCTACGCCAGTCTGCCTGAAGTGGGTAAAGTGA
- the rlmN gene encoding 23S rRNA (adenine(2503)-C(2))-methyltransferase RlmN, translated as MMDKVSEKQDIRRLSLAQLKEKFTEMGEKAFRAKQVYEWLWKKSATSFEEMTNLSKSLRENLNANFVINSIAVDEAQISADRTIKSAFQLYDRHLVEGVLIPADDRMTACVSSQVGCSLSCSFCATGYMDRKRNLDAGEIYDQVVTIAKQAEENYGQPLTNIVYMGMGEPLLNYKNVWESIEKITSEEGLNMSPRRITVSTAGVAKMITKLADDGAKFRLALSLHAPTDEKRNRIMPINETNNLAVLIDAMKYWYKVTKSRITFEYIVFNDFNDTIEDARNLLKICRKVPSKVNIIEYNPIKEADFINADGDKIDKFANFLEKNDITVMVRRSRGKDIDAACGQLANRKN; from the coding sequence ATGATGGATAAGGTTTCTGAAAAGCAGGACATAAGAAGACTGAGCCTGGCGCAGTTGAAAGAAAAATTCACGGAAATGGGCGAGAAGGCGTTCCGTGCGAAGCAAGTTTATGAATGGTTGTGGAAAAAGTCTGCAACAAGCTTCGAAGAGATGACAAATTTGAGCAAATCACTTCGTGAGAACCTGAATGCTAATTTTGTAATTAACAGTATTGCTGTCGATGAGGCACAAATCTCGGCAGACCGCACGATAAAATCGGCTTTTCAGCTATACGATCGACATTTGGTGGAGGGCGTGCTGATCCCTGCCGATGATCGAATGACCGCCTGTGTGTCATCACAAGTAGGGTGTTCGCTCTCGTGTTCGTTTTGTGCAACAGGGTATATGGATCGTAAGCGAAACCTTGACGCGGGTGAGATTTACGATCAGGTGGTAACCATTGCCAAACAGGCGGAGGAGAATTACGGGCAGCCATTGACCAACATTGTGTATATGGGCATGGGGGAACCGTTGCTGAATTATAAAAACGTGTGGGAGTCGATAGAGAAAATCACTTCTGAAGAAGGTTTGAATATGTCGCCTCGCCGTATCACGGTATCAACCGCTGGTGTTGCTAAAATGATCACCAAGCTTGCCGACGACGGTGCTAAGTTCCGTTTGGCGCTCTCTTTGCATGCGCCAACTGATGAAAAGCGAAATCGTATTATGCCGATCAATGAAACCAATAATTTGGCAGTATTGATCGATGCCATGAAATACTGGTATAAGGTTACTAAAAGCAGAATCACTTTTGAGTACATTGTTTTCAATGACTTCAATGATACTATAGAAGATGCGCGGAACTTGCTGAAAATTTGCCGTAAAGTACCGAGCAAAGTGAATATCATCGAGTATAACCCAATTAAAGAGGCTGACTTTATTAATGCCGATGGGGATAAGATTGACAAGTTTGCCAACTTTCTGGAGAAAAATGATATTACTGTAATGGTTCGCCGAAGCCGAGGAAAAGATATAGATGCTGCCTGTGGGCAATTAGCGAATAGAAAAAATTAA
- a CDS encoding TonB-dependent receptor has protein sequence MKKLMLFVLVFVASLNVFAQERIITGTVTSEDGNEAIPGVNVLLKGKATGTITDINGQYSINAASPKDVLVFSFIGLATEEVKVGSQTTINMTMTADIQQLEEVMVVAYGTAKKSQFTGSAKAIKAEAIIARQSSDVTNSLAGQLSGVQIQSSNGQPGESAKIRIRGVGSMASSNEPLIVLDGIPYDGDLSSINPQDIASLTVLKDAASNALYGARGANGVIMITTKKGKNGKAQIMVDAKIGVNNRAVPNYDVMTDPAQYYETFYKTLYNAQISGGATPAEAHQSASANLFDDTDGGLGYQVYTVPNGEDFIGMDGKLNPHATLGYSDGNNYFQPDSWEKEGFRSNAVRREYNMSIAGAAKDQMNFYLSLGYLNDEGIAPGSGFERYTGRIKADYQAKKWVKFSANIGLTHYDKASPSSQTDNSSSGNLFYVANMMAPIYPLYVRNTDQSIAKDKYGYTVYDFGDGSAVNAKRPFMSMSNPASMMELDDRRFVGDGINARGSAQFTITEDLNFSANFGADVNNERSHYLYNAFYGQYAEQGGLVTVSNRRRFGVTQQYLLNYSKSFGLHNLEFLAGYEQYAYKYQYLNGSKTRLFDPHVPELDNGILEPQSYSNTDTYATAGYLSRIQYDYDGKYFASVSYRRDASSRFAPKNRWGNFYSAGMGWLLTKEDFMANLPWVDMLKFKASYGQQGNDKLLDRQGYNNYYPFEDQYQVIDNGGDFATTLTYKGNPDITWETSHSFNTGFDFDLFDGKLGGTFEYFSRITSDMLYYQPVSPSLGYSFYPVNIGSMQNHGLELDLTASILKTSKVDWDFNFNATHLQNKILKLEESLGGSYIDGSYIYEEGRSQYRMYIREYAGVDHETGKALWYKDEQAADGSIARTTTDVWSSATQYGTEDMLPKVYGGFGTTVRAFNFDFTAGFAYQLGGKIYDSSYRALMHVGRSNNAGTNFHKDILNAWTPENKSSNIPRLNNSDLDVNSSSTRFLVSSDYLSVANLSLGYTFPKKITDKMGLTFLRAYVVADNVAMWTARKGLDPRQSFTSSGSFRYSPIRSVSGGVTVKF, from the coding sequence ATGAAAAAATTAATGCTTTTTGTATTGGTGTTTGTTGCTTCCTTGAACGTTTTTGCTCAAGAGAGGATCATCACTGGTACGGTAACCTCGGAGGATGGGAATGAAGCTATTCCTGGTGTAAATGTCCTGCTAAAAGGAAAGGCTACAGGAACAATTACTGATATTAATGGTCAGTATTCCATTAATGCCGCCTCACCAAAAGACGTACTGGTGTTTTCTTTTATCGGTTTAGCGACTGAAGAAGTGAAAGTGGGTTCACAAACGACCATCAATATGACCATGACTGCCGATATTCAGCAGCTGGAAGAGGTGATGGTAGTGGCTTACGGTACGGCGAAGAAAAGCCAGTTTACTGGTTCAGCCAAAGCGATCAAAGCGGAGGCTATTATCGCTCGTCAGTCTTCGGATGTAACAAACTCCCTTGCTGGTCAGTTGTCTGGTGTTCAGATTCAGAGCAGTAACGGGCAGCCAGGTGAGTCTGCGAAAATTCGTATTCGTGGGGTAGGATCCATGGCCTCCAGTAACGAGCCTTTAATTGTATTGGATGGTATTCCTTATGATGGAGATTTGTCGAGTATTAACCCGCAGGATATTGCCTCTTTAACGGTGTTGAAAGATGCAGCATCCAATGCATTGTACGGTGCGCGTGGTGCCAATGGAGTGATCATGATCACGACTAAAAAAGGGAAGAATGGCAAGGCGCAAATTATGGTGGACGCAAAAATAGGGGTGAACAACCGTGCGGTTCCAAATTACGATGTCATGACTGATCCGGCGCAGTACTACGAGACTTTTTATAAAACACTATATAATGCACAAATTAGTGGTGGGGCAACGCCAGCCGAGGCGCACCAGAGCGCAAGTGCAAATTTGTTTGATGATACCGATGGTGGTTTGGGTTATCAGGTGTATACCGTACCCAACGGCGAAGATTTCATCGGAATGGATGGGAAACTGAACCCACATGCGACTTTGGGGTATTCAGACGGAAATAATTACTTCCAGCCAGACAGTTGGGAAAAAGAGGGTTTCAGATCCAATGCTGTACGTCGCGAGTACAATATGAGTATTGCTGGTGCTGCCAAAGATCAGATGAACTTTTATTTGTCTTTGGGATATTTGAATGATGAAGGGATTGCTCCCGGTTCAGGATTTGAGCGTTATACTGGTCGTATCAAAGCGGATTACCAAGCCAAAAAATGGGTGAAGTTTAGTGCCAATATTGGCTTGACACACTACGATAAAGCATCTCCAAGCTCGCAAACAGACAATAGCAGTTCGGGTAACTTGTTTTATGTGGCCAATATGATGGCACCGATTTATCCATTATATGTGAGAAACACCGACCAGTCGATTGCTAAAGATAAATACGGTTATACGGTTTATGATTTCGGTGATGGAAGTGCGGTGAATGCCAAACGTCCATTCATGAGTATGTCGAATCCAGCTTCTATGATGGAGCTTGATGACAGGCGCTTTGTCGGAGACGGAATTAACGCCCGTGGTTCTGCGCAGTTCACCATTACTGAAGACTTGAATTTCTCTGCCAATTTTGGTGCGGATGTCAATAATGAGCGCAGCCACTACCTATATAATGCTTTTTATGGCCAGTATGCAGAGCAAGGTGGCTTGGTAACGGTATCGAACCGTCGCCGATTTGGGGTTACTCAGCAATACCTATTGAATTACTCAAAATCTTTCGGTTTGCACAACCTGGAGTTTTTGGCAGGTTATGAGCAGTACGCTTATAAATACCAATACTTGAATGGTTCTAAAACGCGTCTTTTTGATCCTCATGTTCCTGAATTGGATAATGGAATTTTGGAGCCACAATCTTATTCGAATACCGATACTTATGCTACCGCAGGTTACCTGTCGCGTATACAGTACGATTACGATGGTAAATATTTTGCCTCAGTTTCCTACCGCCGTGATGCTTCCTCTCGTTTTGCTCCTAAAAATAGATGGGGTAATTTTTACAGCGCAGGTATGGGTTGGTTGTTGACCAAAGAGGATTTTATGGCCAACCTTCCTTGGGTGGATATGCTGAAATTCAAAGCCAGCTATGGGCAGCAGGGGAATGATAAACTTTTGGATCGACAAGGGTACAACAACTACTATCCGTTCGAGGATCAGTATCAGGTGATTGACAACGGTGGTGATTTTGCTACCACATTGACCTATAAAGGAAATCCAGATATTACCTGGGAGACTTCGCACAGTTTCAATACAGGTTTTGATTTTGACCTTTTCGATGGCAAGCTTGGTGGTACATTTGAGTACTTCTCGCGGATTACTTCTGATATGCTGTATTATCAGCCTGTTTCTCCTTCTTTGGGTTATTCTTTCTATCCCGTTAACATTGGGTCGATGCAAAATCACGGTTTGGAACTTGACCTGACGGCATCAATTTTGAAAACCAGTAAAGTTGACTGGGATTTCAACTTCAACGCAACACACCTTCAGAACAAAATCCTGAAGCTGGAAGAAAGCCTTGGCGGCTCTTATATCGATGGAAGTTATATTTACGAAGAGGGCAGGTCGCAGTACAGAATGTACATTCGTGAATATGCTGGTGTTGATCACGAAACGGGAAAAGCACTTTGGTACAAAGATGAGCAAGCCGCTGATGGGAGTATAGCACGTACAACTACTGATGTTTGGTCTTCTGCAACGCAATACGGAACGGAAGACATGTTGCCAAAAGTATATGGTGGTTTCGGAACAACCGTTCGCGCCTTTAACTTCGACTTCACGGCTGGTTTTGCTTATCAGTTAGGAGGTAAAATTTACGACTCGAGTTACCGTGCTTTAATGCATGTTGGGCGTTCAAACAATGCTGGAACAAACTTCCATAAAGATATCCTTAATGCATGGACACCAGAAAATAAATCCTCGAATATCCCGCGTCTGAATAATTCAGATTTGGATGTCAATAGTAGTTCTACACGATTCCTTGTAAGCTCAGATTACCTGAGTGTCGCCAACCTTTCGTTGGGTTACACTTTCCCTAAAAAAATCACGGATAAGATGGGCTTGACTTTCTTGCGCGCCTATGTGGTGGCGGATAATGTAGCGATGTGGACAGCTCGCAAAGGGCTTGATCCCCGTCAGAGCTTTACTTCTTCAGGGTCATTTAGATATTCTCCGATCCGTTCTGTATCAGGTGGTGTAACCGTTAAATTTTAA